In Synergistales bacterium, a genomic segment contains:
- a CDS encoding DUF3536 domain-containing protein has protein sequence MEKAICVHGHFYQPPRENPWLEEVEIQESAYPFHDWNDRIAAECYAPNTAARILDSDGKISAITNTYSRISFNFGPTLLSWMERHAPETYRAILEADRLGAERYGHGTAIAQVYNHMIMPLASRADKYTQALWGIRDFETRFGRKPEGLWLPETAVDTESLEVLAELGIAFTILAPHQAAAVRPAGGDEESWRDVSGGHVDPTLPYHCPLPSGRSIALFFYDGPVSHDLAFDGLLDNGDEFARRLEGIFPDEGDDGPARLGHIATDGETYGHHHYRGEMALAYCLNAIEEHSDHRLTVYGAFLEAHPPQQEVRIVENSSWSCIHGIERWRSDCGCNSGGHPGWTQRWRAPLRAAMDWLRDTLAPDYEKTAGDLLRDPWRARDDYIDVVLDRSPENVASFLEAHALKPLDAAGQRKCLKLLELQRHAMLIYTSCGWFFDEISGIETTQVLRYAARALHLAEETLGLHLEEEFARRLEEAPSNITQFGNGMEVYNRLVRVSRIDLHRVGAHYAVSSLFREQDDTPQTIYCYAAECLDCEKHEAGASKMALGRTRFVSHITRDEETITFAALHLGGHNVLSGLSSSIDDSTFEAFKTHMNRAFELGNISELVSTIDTHFGHHSYTLWHLFRDEQRRIMKGILGEVSEQPEHALHEVINTQYTLLNFLREIDMPFPRTLSVAAEIALNADIADTLEAEELDLERLDSLLDAVLRWEVPLDRDAQALRASHRIRTLMLRFADTPLDTALIGRMNAFLETIERISLNPNYWEAQNSCFSVAGQLYPEQQERADRGDSDAAAWLEAFRELSDHLQLRLE, from the coding sequence ATGGAAAAGGCCATCTGCGTCCACGGACACTTCTACCAGCCACCGAGGGAAAACCCCTGGCTGGAGGAGGTGGAGATCCAGGAATCGGCCTATCCCTTCCACGACTGGAACGACCGGATCGCCGCCGAATGCTACGCGCCCAACACGGCGGCGCGCATCCTGGACAGCGACGGAAAGATCTCGGCCATCACCAATACATATTCCCGCATCAGCTTCAATTTCGGGCCCACGCTGCTCTCCTGGATGGAACGGCACGCCCCGGAGACCTACCGGGCGATCCTGGAAGCGGACCGCCTGGGGGCAGAGCGTTACGGCCACGGAACGGCCATCGCCCAGGTCTACAACCACATGATCATGCCCCTGGCTTCGAGGGCCGACAAGTACACCCAGGCCCTCTGGGGCATCCGGGACTTCGAGACCCGCTTCGGCCGAAAGCCGGAAGGCCTGTGGCTGCCGGAGACCGCCGTAGATACGGAGTCCCTGGAGGTTCTGGCCGAACTGGGAATCGCCTTCACCATCCTGGCTCCGCACCAGGCCGCGGCCGTTCGCCCCGCAGGAGGCGACGAGGAAAGCTGGCGGGATGTCTCGGGCGGCCACGTGGACCCCACGCTGCCCTACCACTGTCCCCTTCCTTCGGGACGGTCCATTGCTCTTTTCTTCTACGACGGCCCGGTCTCCCACGACCTGGCCTTCGACGGGCTGCTGGACAACGGCGACGAATTCGCACGGCGGCTGGAGGGGATCTTTCCCGACGAAGGCGACGACGGCCCGGCGCGGCTGGGGCACATCGCCACCGACGGGGAGACCTACGGCCATCACCACTACCGCGGCGAGATGGCCCTGGCCTACTGCCTCAACGCCATCGAGGAGCACAGCGACCACCGGCTCACCGTCTACGGCGCCTTTCTGGAGGCCCATCCGCCGCAGCAGGAGGTGCGCATCGTCGAGAACTCCTCCTGGAGCTGCATCCACGGCATCGAGCGATGGCGCAGCGACTGCGGCTGCAACAGCGGCGGACACCCCGGCTGGACCCAGCGGTGGCGTGCGCCGCTGCGGGCGGCGATGGACTGGCTCCGGGACACCCTGGCCCCGGACTACGAAAAAACGGCCGGGGACCTTCTGCGCGACCCCTGGCGGGCCCGCGACGACTATATCGACGTAGTCCTCGACCGGTCGCCGGAGAATGTCGCCTCCTTTCTGGAGGCCCATGCTCTCAAACCGCTGGACGCCGCCGGGCAGCGGAAGTGCCTGAAGCTCCTGGAGCTCCAGCGGCACGCCATGCTTATCTACACCAGCTGCGGCTGGTTCTTCGACGAGATCTCGGGCATCGAGACCACCCAGGTGCTCCGCTACGCCGCCAGGGCCCTCCATCTGGCCGAGGAGACCCTGGGCCTCCACCTGGAAGAGGAATTCGCCCGGCGGCTGGAGGAGGCACCGAGCAACATCACGCAGTTCGGCAACGGCATGGAGGTCTACAACCGGCTGGTCAGGGTCTCCCGCATCGACCTCCACCGGGTAGGCGCCCACTACGCCGTCTCCTCGCTCTTCCGCGAGCAGGACGACACCCCACAGACCATCTACTGCTACGCCGCCGAATGCCTCGACTGCGAGAAACACGAGGCCGGTGCCAGCAAGATGGCCCTGGGGCGCACGCGCTTCGTCTCCCACATCACCCGGGACGAAGAGACGATCACCTTCGCGGCGCTCCATCTGGGCGGGCACAACGTCCTCAGCGGTCTGAGCAGCTCCATCGACGACAGCACCTTCGAGGCGTTCAAAACGCACATGAACCGGGCCTTCGAGCTGGGCAACATCTCCGAACTGGTCTCTACCATCGACACCCACTTCGGACACCACAGCTACACCCTCTGGCACCTCTTCCGTGACGAACAGCGCCGGATCATGAAGGGCATCCTCGGCGAGGTCTCCGAACAGCCGGAACACGCCCTCCACGAGGTCATCAACACCCAGTACACGCTGCTCAACTTTCTGCGGGAGATCGACATGCCCTTCCCCAGAACGCTGAGCGTGGCCGCGGAGATCGCCCTCAACGCCGACATCGCCGACACCCTGGAAGCGGAGGAACTGGATCTGGAGAGGCTCGACAGTCTGCTGGACGCCGTGCTGCGCTGGGAGGTCCCGCTGGACAGGGATGCTCAGGCTCTGCGGGCGAGCCACCGGATTCGCACGCTGATGCTGCGGTTTGCAGACACCCCCCTGGACACGGCCCTCATCGGGCGGATGAACGCCTTTCTGGAGACCATCGAGCGAATCAGTCTGAACCCCAACTACTGGGAAGCCCAGAACAGCTGTTTTTCCGTCGCCGGGCAGCTCTATCCGGAACAGCAGGAACGCGCCGACCGGGGCGACAGCGACGCGGCAGCATGGCTGGAGGCCTTCCGGGAGCTGTCGGACCACCTGCAGCTACGGCTGGAGTGA
- the treY gene encoding malto-oligosyltrehalose synthase, with amino-acid sequence MRIPLSTYRFQLTPETPLEQLRQTIPYLAALGISDLYVSPLPAAIPGSEHGYDVTDPQAVNPELGDLEDLDRTAAVAREHHMGWVQDIVPNHMAFHPANRFLQDVLETGPSSRYAHWFDIRWEHHNPLLRGRLLAPFLGGDLQEVLRSGELQLRLEEGALVLGYYEHRFPLRIESYPPVLEPLIGGLGRTATLKEQQLLERLLRLADCSGSTPGAEQYREITATGKALLQQAVAHSVVNRAVEERLERLNSEPAELADLIDSQHYLPALWRVAAEAINYRRFFHINNLISLRMGDPRVFDATHRLPARLYKTGTFTGFRIDHIDGLKAPVAYLERLRNSAPEAYIAVEKILQRGETLPESWPIQGTTGYDTLTIANDILCDRAGEGQLREAYHSFTGDMRDPASLLSETKREALTTLLYGDLENLAVNVLDEAARRHQSHAVSRRAVLQVLEELVVRFPRYRTYLGEECGTSEEQELLGELFSSVEEALPQRRETCSLVREIMEQSYEGEPTGEPDSVVLQLQQLTGPVMAKGFEDSFLYRYTPLLSRNEVGGSPLHPPCSVETFHRFCARQQQERPHSMNATATHDTKRGEDARARLNVLTELAGAWSAGLPRWHRQLETAWRRHSEMPFPLDRREEHFLLQSLIGGLPFGGPDESFGERLAAYMVKALREAGERSSWQAPDRELEDAVASLVRLLLFDDMFGPFREDFLSFQRKVAFYGVFNSLAQTVAKITIPGVPDIYQGSELWDFSFVDPDNRRSVDYASRSSTLAELDDILERNDPTLLRGLLEAPEDGRIKMLVTMRTLQARQRYPSLFTHGSYAGIACRGACADSLIAFTRYTTTQRAVCIVPRLCSHLAAPGELPLGKRVWRDTTLEWPAQPGRAWRDLISGMTVNDSRKMAVGTVLQHLPCAVYVPIE; translated from the coding sequence GTGCGTATCCCGCTGTCCACCTACCGCTTCCAGCTGACCCCCGAAACCCCGCTGGAGCAGCTCCGGCAGACCATCCCCTACCTCGCCGCCCTGGGGATCAGCGATCTCTATGTCTCGCCGCTGCCGGCCGCCATCCCGGGGAGCGAACACGGCTACGACGTCACCGATCCCCAGGCCGTTAACCCGGAGCTCGGCGATCTGGAGGACCTGGACCGGACCGCCGCCGTCGCCCGGGAACACCATATGGGATGGGTCCAGGACATCGTCCCCAACCACATGGCCTTCCATCCGGCCAACCGCTTTCTGCAGGACGTCCTGGAAACAGGCCCCTCCTCCCGGTACGCCCACTGGTTTGATATCCGGTGGGAGCACCACAACCCCCTCCTGCGGGGCAGGCTGCTCGCGCCCTTTCTGGGCGGCGATCTCCAGGAGGTACTGCGCTCCGGTGAACTGCAGCTGCGGCTCGAGGAGGGCGCGCTGGTTCTGGGGTACTACGAACACCGCTTTCCACTGCGCATCGAGAGCTACCCCCCTGTCCTGGAACCCCTGATCGGCGGACTCGGCCGGACGGCGACCCTGAAAGAACAGCAGTTGCTCGAGCGACTCCTGCGACTCGCCGACTGCTCGGGGAGCACACCCGGCGCGGAACAGTATCGGGAGATCACCGCCACCGGCAAGGCACTCCTGCAGCAAGCCGTCGCCCACAGCGTGGTGAACAGGGCTGTGGAAGAACGCCTCGAGCGGCTCAACAGCGAACCGGCAGAGCTCGCCGACCTCATCGACAGCCAGCACTACCTGCCAGCGCTCTGGAGGGTGGCCGCCGAGGCCATCAACTACCGGCGCTTCTTCCACATCAACAACCTGATCTCCCTGCGCATGGGCGACCCCAGGGTCTTCGACGCCACCCATCGGCTGCCGGCGCGGCTCTACAAGACAGGCACATTCACCGGCTTCCGCATCGACCACATCGACGGCCTCAAGGCTCCCGTCGCCTACCTGGAGCGGCTCCGCAACTCGGCCCCGGAGGCCTACATCGCGGTGGAAAAGATCCTCCAGCGGGGGGAGACGCTTCCCGAATCGTGGCCCATACAGGGGACCACCGGCTACGACACCTTGACCATCGCAAACGACATCCTCTGCGACAGGGCAGGGGAAGGGCAGCTCCGGGAGGCCTACCACAGCTTCACCGGCGACATGAGAGATCCGGCATCCCTCCTGTCCGAGACCAAACGGGAAGCCCTCACCACGTTGCTCTACGGCGATCTGGAGAACCTGGCCGTCAACGTGCTCGACGAAGCGGCCCGCAGACATCAGAGCCACGCCGTCTCGCGCAGAGCCGTGCTCCAGGTGCTGGAGGAACTGGTGGTGCGTTTCCCCAGGTACCGCACCTACCTGGGCGAGGAGTGCGGAACCAGCGAGGAGCAGGAGCTCCTCGGGGAACTGTTCTCATCGGTGGAAGAGGCGCTCCCCCAACGACGCGAAACCTGCAGTCTGGTCAGAGAGATCATGGAACAGAGCTACGAAGGGGAACCGACGGGAGAGCCAGACAGTGTGGTGCTACAGCTCCAGCAGCTCACCGGCCCCGTGATGGCCAAGGGCTTCGAGGACTCCTTTCTCTACCGGTACACACCGCTGCTCTCGCGGAATGAGGTGGGCGGTTCCCCGCTGCACCCCCCCTGCAGTGTGGAGACCTTCCACAGGTTCTGTGCCAGGCAACAGCAGGAAAGGCCCCACTCCATGAACGCCACGGCCACCCACGACACCAAGCGCGGCGAGGACGCCCGGGCACGGCTGAACGTTCTCACCGAACTGGCCGGAGCGTGGTCGGCGGGGCTCCCCCGGTGGCACCGGCAGCTCGAAACGGCCTGGCGCCGGCACAGTGAGATGCCCTTTCCTCTGGACCGACGGGAGGAACACTTTCTGCTGCAGTCCCTTATTGGCGGACTGCCCTTCGGCGGACCGGACGAATCCTTCGGGGAGCGGCTCGCGGCGTACATGGTGAAGGCCCTCCGCGAAGCCGGAGAGAGGAGCTCCTGGCAGGCGCCGGACAGGGAGCTGGAAGACGCCGTCGCCTCGCTGGTCCGCCTGCTGCTCTTCGATGATATGTTCGGCCCCTTTCGCGAGGACTTCCTCTCTTTCCAGCGGAAGGTCGCCTTCTACGGTGTCTTCAACTCGCTGGCCCAGACGGTGGCCAAGATCACCATCCCCGGCGTTCCCGACATCTACCAGGGCAGCGAGCTCTGGGACTTCAGCTTCGTCGATCCCGACAACCGCCGCAGCGTTGACTACGCATCCCGAAGCAGCACCCTTGCAGAGCTTGACGACATTCTGGAGCGTAACGATCCCACACTCCTCCGGGGACTTCTGGAAGCCCCCGAGGACGGCCGGATCAAGATGCTGGTGACCATGCGGACGCTCCAGGCCCGGCAGCGCTATCCTTCGCTGTTCACCCACGGAAGCTACGCCGGCATCGCCTGCCGGGGTGCCTGCGCCGACAGCCTCATCGCCTTCACCAGATACACCACAACGCAACGCGCCGTCTGCATCGTTCCCAGGCTCTGCAGCCATCTGGCGGCACCGGGCGAGCTGCCGCTGGGGAAAAGGGTATGGCGGGACACCACCCTGGAGTGGCCCGCACAGCCTGGCCGGGCCTGGCGGGATCTCATCAGTGGCATGACCGTCAATGACAGCAGGAAAATGGCTGTGGGAACAGTGCTGCAACATCTTCCCTGCGCCGTCTATGTTCCCATTGAATAA